The Streptomyces sp. NBC_01353 genome contains a region encoding:
- a CDS encoding TetR/AcrR family transcriptional regulator, producing MPRVADHDARHGQITDAVQRLIVRDGLTAVTVARTAAEAGVSVGLVQHYFTAKDEMLLATFTRVNGHFTARVDELVDRGEAEGRTIAEMLRQALAELIPLDDARRAEFLVRLAFGGQAAHNARLAAVQRETLAGIRSRVAQAIGNGTVCGEVAQGVDADDAARRIVAITEGLALHTHIDPDRTPKPATLAALDDQLGRVFTGTCRRPQLGQRRQGSGE from the coding sequence GTGCCGAGAGTTGCCGACCATGACGCCCGCCACGGGCAGATCACCGACGCCGTCCAACGCCTGATCGTGCGGGACGGCCTCACCGCCGTGACCGTTGCCCGGACCGCCGCTGAAGCGGGCGTTTCCGTGGGTCTGGTGCAGCACTACTTCACGGCGAAGGACGAGATGCTGCTGGCCACGTTCACCCGGGTCAACGGGCACTTCACCGCACGAGTGGACGAGCTGGTGGACCGGGGCGAGGCCGAGGGCCGCACCATCGCCGAGATGCTGCGGCAGGCGCTGGCCGAGTTGATTCCGCTCGACGACGCTCGCCGCGCCGAGTTCCTGGTCCGACTCGCCTTCGGAGGGCAGGCCGCGCACAACGCCCGCCTTGCCGCCGTCCAGCGAGAGACCCTCGCGGGCATCCGTTCACGCGTCGCTCAGGCCATCGGTAATGGCACGGTGTGCGGCGAGGTCGCCCAGGGCGTCGACGCGGACGACGCGGCCCGGAGGATCGTCGCGATCACGGAAGGACTTGCCCTGCACACGCACATCGACCCCGACCGCACGCCGAAACCGGCGACACTCGCCGCACTGGACGATCAACTCGGCCGCGTATTCACCGGAACCTGCCGACGTCCACAGCTCGGCCAGAGGCGGCAGGGATCCGGTGAGTGA
- a CDS encoding MurR/RpiR family transcriptional regulator: MEISKGSAAPGGLTRLRATVRDLWDELSASERTVAQYLVSAPVEQVMFASTQELGSASSTSNATVVRALQRLGYAGLPALKRELAADFTAAQAPDVRLAQRIAHVGGDLDKIWNDVFDETQERIDQCRRLVDTDALKRAVTVLAEAREVFCYGVAACELAARHLARALGRIGHRARFVGDTGFALADPLLSLAQGDAVVIFQPGRPLSELTVLVERARSVGARVVFITDELREAFEDRVESVLLAPYTPTGNTNESLTGLAVADVLVLALTALDETSAVEHSHQLNTLRSQLQTHPGNTRHGSGTS, from the coding sequence ATGGAGATTTCAAAGGGCAGTGCCGCCCCCGGGGGCCTCACCCGTCTGCGTGCCACCGTCCGTGACCTGTGGGACGAGCTGTCCGCCTCCGAACGGACCGTCGCGCAGTACCTGGTGAGCGCCCCCGTCGAGCAGGTGATGTTCGCCAGCACCCAGGAACTGGGCTCGGCCAGCAGCACCAGCAACGCCACGGTCGTACGCGCCCTCCAGCGTCTGGGGTATGCCGGGCTGCCGGCGCTCAAGCGCGAGCTGGCCGCCGACTTCACGGCGGCGCAGGCTCCCGACGTCCGGCTGGCACAGCGCATCGCGCACGTCGGGGGCGACCTCGACAAGATCTGGAACGACGTCTTCGACGAGACCCAGGAACGGATCGACCAGTGCCGGCGCCTCGTCGACACCGACGCCCTCAAGCGAGCGGTCACCGTGCTGGCCGAGGCCCGCGAGGTGTTCTGCTACGGAGTGGCGGCGTGCGAGCTCGCGGCCCGCCACCTCGCACGCGCCCTGGGCCGCATCGGCCACCGGGCGCGCTTCGTCGGCGACACCGGCTTCGCGCTGGCCGACCCGCTCCTCTCCCTTGCGCAGGGCGACGCGGTGGTGATCTTCCAGCCGGGGCGGCCCCTGTCCGAGCTCACCGTGCTCGTGGAACGGGCCCGCTCGGTCGGCGCCCGGGTCGTCTTCATCACCGACGAACTACGCGAAGCCTTCGAAGACCGCGTCGAATCGGTCCTTCTCGCCCCGTACACCCCCACCGGCAACACCAACGAATCGCTGACCGGCCTCGCCGTCGCCGACGTACTCGTGCTCGCCCTCACCGCACTCGACGAGACCTCCGCCGTCGAGCACTCCCACCAACTCAACACGCTGCGCAGCCAGTTGCAGACACACCCGGGGAACACCCGACACGGCAGCGGCACTTCCTGA
- a CDS encoding C45 family peptidase has product MKRSLPVVEISGTPSQRGRQYGEAVAPQLATALGYYADAFGVSSGLTWEQVTARAARWLGPVRDHAPDLLEEMQGIADGAGVDLLDVLALNARGEVIYDESFARMREGRGEGQSEEPAEGCTSFAAYGPASGDGHVWAGQNWDWRAGVADTVVMLRIVQPPKPTLIMQVEAGQVGRQGANSAGIALNANGLGGRFDDTVGLPQTVIRRSVLDQSSITDALDVLCRTRAHIASNALLTCREGFAVDVETTPAAHGWMYPTDGLLVHGNHYQAGIPAALAADYRPLAPDSLVRVPRAEEGLRLLRDATGPDESRKLIKQAMSDHLGFPESLCTHRDPRKPEVKHWTTLVSSCVDLTAGDYHVTAGTPCDREYQHLPWNLYDGPHAPN; this is encoded by the coding sequence ATGAAACGCAGCCTTCCGGTCGTCGAGATCTCCGGGACCCCGTCCCAGAGGGGCCGCCAGTACGGAGAGGCGGTGGCCCCCCAGCTGGCCACCGCCCTCGGTTACTACGCGGATGCCTTCGGCGTGTCCTCGGGACTCACCTGGGAGCAGGTCACCGCGCGGGCCGCCCGCTGGCTCGGACCCGTCCGCGACCACGCTCCCGACCTCCTCGAGGAGATGCAGGGCATCGCGGACGGGGCCGGAGTCGATCTGCTCGACGTCCTCGCGCTCAACGCACGCGGCGAAGTCATCTACGACGAGTCCTTCGCGCGGATGCGGGAGGGGCGCGGCGAAGGGCAGTCGGAGGAGCCCGCCGAGGGCTGCACCTCCTTCGCGGCGTACGGTCCCGCGAGCGGTGACGGCCATGTGTGGGCCGGGCAGAACTGGGACTGGCGGGCGGGCGTGGCCGACACCGTCGTGATGCTGCGCATCGTGCAGCCGCCGAAGCCGACGCTGATCATGCAGGTGGAGGCCGGTCAGGTCGGCCGGCAGGGCGCCAACTCCGCCGGGATCGCCCTCAACGCCAACGGCCTCGGAGGGCGTTTCGACGACACCGTGGGCCTGCCGCAGACCGTGATTCGGCGCAGCGTCCTCGACCAGTCGAGCATCACCGACGCTCTGGACGTGCTGTGCCGCACCCGCGCACACATCGCCAGCAACGCCCTCCTGACCTGCCGCGAGGGGTTCGCCGTCGACGTCGAGACGACGCCCGCCGCGCACGGTTGGATGTACCCGACCGACGGTCTGCTCGTGCACGGCAACCACTACCAGGCAGGCATCCCCGCCGCCCTGGCCGCCGACTACCGGCCCCTGGCCCCCGATTCCCTGGTCCGTGTCCCACGCGCCGAGGAAGGACTGCGGCTGCTGCGCGACGCCACGGGCCCCGACGAGTCCCGCAAGCTGATCAAGCAGGCGATGTCGGACCACCTCGGTTTCCCGGAGTCGCTGTGCACCCATAGAGACCCGCGCAAGCCCGAGGTCAAGCACTGGACGACCCTGGTCTCCTCCTGTGTGGACCTCACCGCGGGGGACTACCACGTGACGGCCGGGACGCCGTGCGACCGCGAGTACCAGCACCTTCCCTGGAACCTCTACGACGGCCCGCACGCGCCCAACTGA
- a CDS encoding ABC transporter substrate-binding protein: protein MKLTSRLKPLGLAGVLALTAACSGADTGASVGAGGVDVSRLKLTPTTAPAAGAVASVNWLLEDEPESLDLDTQGGSAGRTVLSNVCERLYQLQPDMSVRPLLVAKETRPDAKTLVLTLRDGVRFHDGSAMTADDVLFSLRRHAEPEMEQSDEFAGVSGMTKTGDREITIRFKEPDALFTKALAGDAGLVHNREQVEKAGKDFGTPGQGDACSGPYELTGWKSGDSITLTRHDGYWGGKPLTKQVVFRWAEDSAMVNALSTGAADGAYLDTLSSAAALRGKAGLDQHYGPSTAALALIPTERGGLADPDVRRALSLVLDRTGIAKSGYGGLVEPWATPVGSGAWGYEKATFEAAQKKLTEAPAKPAAADLAKAKELVKNAKSAPDTPIVIGTDSTQGRLVIANAVRAALTQLGLKAQIKTVPSATYGEFYGDKEARSDIDVLVADWYISKSDPIGFYDNALTGNSNNWVGFTSPDYDNKVAEALRTIDDKQRAALVVDVQRQFSEAAVWIPVAQMPTVLAMNDELTGPPASMAYLYSPWAARLGAKKG from the coding sequence ATGAAGCTGACATCCCGTCTCAAGCCCCTCGGCCTCGCCGGAGTGCTCGCTCTCACCGCCGCGTGCAGCGGCGCCGACACCGGCGCGTCCGTGGGCGCCGGCGGCGTCGACGTGTCCCGGCTGAAGCTGACCCCCACCACCGCTCCGGCAGCGGGCGCCGTCGCCTCGGTGAACTGGCTGCTGGAGGACGAGCCCGAGTCCCTGGACCTCGACACCCAGGGCGGCAGCGCCGGCCGCACCGTCCTGAGCAATGTGTGCGAGCGTCTCTACCAGCTCCAGCCCGACATGTCCGTACGCCCCCTTCTCGTCGCGAAGGAGACCCGGCCCGACGCGAAGACCCTCGTGCTGACCCTGCGCGACGGCGTCAGGTTCCACGACGGCTCGGCGATGACCGCCGACGACGTCCTGTTCAGCCTGCGCCGTCACGCCGAGCCGGAGATGGAGCAGTCCGACGAGTTCGCGGGCGTCAGCGGCATGACCAAGACCGGCGACCGCGAGATCACGATCAGGTTCAAGGAACCGGACGCCCTGTTCACCAAGGCCCTCGCGGGTGACGCCGGGCTCGTCCACAACCGTGAGCAGGTCGAGAAGGCCGGCAAGGACTTCGGTACGCCCGGCCAGGGCGATGCCTGCTCCGGACCGTACGAGCTGACCGGCTGGAAGTCCGGCGACTCGATCACCCTCACCCGCCACGACGGCTACTGGGGCGGGAAGCCGCTCACGAAGCAGGTCGTCTTCCGCTGGGCCGAGGACAGCGCCATGGTCAACGCGCTGAGCACCGGGGCCGCCGACGGCGCCTACCTCGACACGCTCAGCTCGGCCGCCGCCCTGCGCGGCAAGGCAGGCCTCGACCAGCACTACGGCCCCAGCACCGCCGCCCTCGCCCTGATCCCGACCGAGCGCGGCGGACTGGCCGATCCCGATGTACGCAGGGCCCTGTCCCTGGTGCTCGACCGTACGGGAATCGCCAAGTCCGGATACGGCGGACTGGTCGAACCGTGGGCCACCCCGGTCGGCTCCGGCGCCTGGGGCTACGAGAAGGCGACCTTCGAGGCCGCGCAGAAGAAGCTCACCGAAGCCCCCGCCAAGCCCGCCGCCGCCGACCTCGCCAAGGCCAAGGAACTGGTGAAGAACGCGAAGTCCGCGCCCGACACGCCCATCGTGATCGGCACGGACAGCACGCAGGGCCGCCTGGTGATCGCCAATGCCGTCCGCGCCGCGCTGACTCAGCTCGGCCTCAAGGCGCAGATCAAGACCGTCCCGTCCGCCACGTACGGCGAGTTCTACGGCGACAAGGAAGCCCGCTCCGACATCGATGTACTGGTCGCCGACTGGTACATCTCCAAGAGCGACCCGATCGGCTTCTACGACAACGCGTTGACGGGCAACTCCAACAACTGGGTCGGATTCACCAGCCCCGACTACGACAACAAGGTCGCCGAGGCCCTGCGCACGATCGACGACAAGCAGCGCGCCGCCCTCGTCGTCGACGTCCAGCGGCAGTTCAGCGAGGCCGCGGTGTGGATCCCCGTCGCGCAGATGCCGACCGTTCTCGCGATGAACGACGAACTGACCGGCCCGCCCGCCTCGATGGCGTACCTCTACTCGCCGTGGGCCGCTCGGCTCGGCGCGAAGAAGGGCTGA
- a CDS encoding ABC transporter permease: MIVALVRQIGRRIAGLVATLLAASFVIFAAVYAAPGDPAVFLAGGRDKLTPERLATVREQYHLDEPLVVQYGRWLWDCLHLDLGRSFQYGDQVADLLAARFPTTLALVGYATALFVVLGVGAGILAAVRRGTWVDSAVVGGTTLAASVPSFVGGIALVALFGVELGWFPVTGSGEGLAGTLNHLTLPAVAMALGALAIISRVTRQAMADAGAADHVAVARASGLPEREVVRRHVLRNALGPIVTMCGLVTAGMLAGTVAIETVFGISGIGSLLVGAINSHDFPVAQAVLLLMVTSYIVVTTVVDLVHPLLDPRLKAQRSTA; encoded by the coding sequence ATGATCGTCGCCCTCGTACGGCAGATCGGACGGCGGATCGCGGGACTGGTGGCCACGCTGCTGGCGGCGTCCTTCGTGATCTTCGCCGCCGTGTACGCCGCCCCCGGTGACCCCGCCGTGTTCCTGGCGGGAGGCCGCGACAAGCTGACACCGGAGCGGCTGGCCACGGTACGGGAGCAGTACCACCTGGACGAGCCGCTGGTCGTCCAGTACGGCCGCTGGCTCTGGGACTGCCTGCACCTCGACCTCGGCCGTTCCTTCCAGTACGGCGACCAGGTCGCCGATCTGCTGGCCGCCCGGTTCCCGACGACCCTCGCCCTCGTCGGCTACGCCACCGCCCTGTTCGTCGTCCTCGGCGTGGGTGCCGGCATCCTCGCCGCGGTCCGGCGCGGCACCTGGGTCGACTCGGCCGTCGTCGGCGGCACCACGCTTGCCGCGTCCGTCCCGTCGTTCGTCGGCGGTATCGCTCTGGTCGCGCTCTTCGGTGTCGAGCTCGGCTGGTTCCCGGTGACGGGCAGCGGCGAGGGCCTCGCCGGAACGCTTAATCATCTGACCCTGCCCGCCGTGGCGATGGCGCTCGGCGCGCTCGCGATCATCAGCCGTGTCACCCGGCAGGCCATGGCGGACGCCGGCGCCGCCGACCACGTGGCGGTGGCCCGCGCATCGGGGCTGCCCGAACGGGAGGTCGTCCGCCGGCATGTCCTGCGCAACGCCCTCGGGCCGATCGTCACCATGTGCGGCCTGGTCACCGCAGGGATGCTCGCCGGAACCGTCGCCATCGAGACCGTCTTCGGGATCAGCGGCATCGGCTCGCTGCTGGTCGGCGCGATCAACAGCCACGACTTCCCCGTGGCCCAGGCGGTCCTGCTGCTGATGGTCACCTCGTACATCGTCGTCACCACCGTCGTGGACCTCGTCCACCCCCTGCTCGACCCGCGCCTGAAAGCCCAGAGGAGCACCGCATGA